The DNA segment CGCGTGGCCGACTACCAGGTGCGGTTCACGCGACCCGTCGTGGTCGACCCCGAGCAGGGAGCGGATGTCGCGATCAGCGCGAAGATCGGCCAGCTCGACGCCGAGGCGCGCACCGCGCGCGTCGACCTCACCGTGACCTTCGAGGGCGCCACGGTGCTCGGCAAGGCGCAGGTGCGGGTGGTGCTCGCCTGACATGACGGATCCCGGCATCAGCCCCGCCGCCAGCTTCGCGGATCTCACGACGCTCCGGGTCGGCGGCCCGATCGGCCGGCTCGTGACGGCGACGACGCAGCGTGGACTGGTCGAGGCCGTCCGCGAGGCCGAGGCTTCGGGCGAACCGTGGATGGTCCTCGGCGGCGGGTCGAACCTGCTCGTGGGCGATGACGGGTTCGAGGGCACGGTGATCCGGATCGCGACGCGCGGCATCGAGGTGCGTCCGGGCAGCGATCCCGGGTCGGTGCGGGTGCGCGTGCAGGCCGGCGAGACGTGGGACGACCTGGTCGCGTTCACGGTCGAGCGCGGGTTCTCGGGGCTCGAGGCGCTGAGCGGCATCCCGGGATCGGTCGGCGCCGCACCGGTCCAGAACATCGGTGCGTACGGGCAGGAGCTCTCCGACGTGCTCGTCGGCATCGAGTTCCTCGACGAGGGCGCGGCCGAGCCGCGGAGCATGTCGGCGGACGACCTCGAGCTCGGCTACCGGACCTCGGTGCTCAAGCAGGGCCTCGCGGGCGTCGTGGTCTCGATCGAACTCGTGCTGCACGACACGACCGCCGAGCAGGAGGTGCTCGGCGAGGCGCTCGGCACCCCGGTCGCGTACGCGCAGCTCGCGGGCGCGCTGGGTGTGCAGTTGGGCGACCGGGTGCCGGTGGCGGCGGCCCGCGAGGCGGTGCTCGCGTTGCGGGCGGGCAAGGGCATGGTGCTCGATCCCGAGGATCCCGACTCGGTGAGCGCGGGCTCGTTCTTCACGAACCCGATCGTGTCCGAGCGGATGGCGCGCAGCCTCCCTGGTGACGCCCCGCGCTGGTATCTCGAACCCGACGAACCCGACGAGGTGGTTCCGCTGGCGGAGCTCGAGGCGCGGTCGCCGCTGGATGCGTTCCTCGAGCATCAGGCCGAGGCCGCGTCGGCGGCCGAGCGTGCGGTCGCGGATCCGACGCTGCCGCTGGTGAAGCTGTCGGCTGCGTGGCTCATCGAGCACAGCGGCATCCGTCGTGGCTTCGCCCTTCCCGGCTCGCGCGCCGCGGTGTCGTCGAAGCACACGCTCGCACTGACGAATCGTGGCGGCGCGAGCGCGGAGGAGCTCGCCCAGCTCGCGCGCTTCGTGCAGGGGCGGGTGCAGTCCGAGTTCGGCATCCTGCTGCACCCGGAGCCGGTGCTGGTCGGCGTCGAGCTCTAGCGGGAGGGCGCTCAGAGCAGCCCGAGCTCCATCGCCCGTGTGACCGCGCGCGTGCGGTCGCTCACCTCGAGCTTCTCGAACACGTGGATGAGGTGCGTCTTCACGGTCGCCTCGCCGATGTGCAGCATCCGCCCGATCTCGGGGTTCGAGCGGCCGTCGGCGACGAGCCGGAGCACGTCGAGCTCACGCGGCGAGAGCGTCGGCGCGGGGTCGGCCGCCGACGTGCGCACGCGCGCGACGAGCTTCGCCGCGATCGACGGCGCGAGCACCGTCTCGCCCGCCGCGACCGAGCGGATGCCGGCGAGGATCTCCTCCTGGGGTGCGGCCTTGAGCAGGTACCCGCTCGCCCCGGCCTCGATCGCGGCGAGGATGTGGTCGTCGGTCTCGTAGGTCGTGAGCACGAGCACCCGCGTGCCCGCCCCGCCGACGGATGCCACGATCCGCTCGGTCGCGGCCGCGCCGTCGAGCACGGGCATGCGCAGGTCCATGAGCACGAGGTCGGGACGCAGCTCGGTCGCGAGGGCGACGGCCTGGGCGCCGTCGACGGCCTCGCCGACGACCTCGATGCCGGGCTCCGATTCGAGCAGCCCGACGATCCCGGCCCGCACGATCGGGTGGTCGTCGGCCACGACGACCCGGATCGGCTCGTTCATGCCTCGCCTCCAGCCCGGGCACGGGCGCCGGCCGCGCCGCCTCCGCCGCCTCCGCCGCCTCCGCCGCCTCCGTCGTCGGTCGTGGGCCCGGGCGCGGCATCCGCCCGGGGCACGACGACCCGCAGGACCGT comes from the Agromyces marinus genome and includes:
- a CDS encoding UDP-N-acetylmuramate dehydrogenase; its protein translation is MTDPGISPAASFADLTTLRVGGPIGRLVTATTQRGLVEAVREAEASGEPWMVLGGGSNLLVGDDGFEGTVIRIATRGIEVRPGSDPGSVRVRVQAGETWDDLVAFTVERGFSGLEALSGIPGSVGAAPVQNIGAYGQELSDVLVGIEFLDEGAAEPRSMSADDLELGYRTSVLKQGLAGVVVSIELVLHDTTAEQEVLGEALGTPVAYAQLAGALGVQLGDRVPVAAAREAVLALRAGKGMVLDPEDPDSVSAGSFFTNPIVSERMARSLPGDAPRWYLEPDEPDEVVPLAELEARSPLDAFLEHQAEAASAAERAVADPTLPLVKLSAAWLIEHSGIRRGFALPGSRAAVSSKHTLALTNRGGASAEELAQLARFVQGRVQSEFGILLHPEPVLVGVEL
- a CDS encoding response regulator, whose protein sequence is MNEPIRVVVADDHPIVRAGIVGLLESEPGIEVVGEAVDGAQAVALATELRPDLVLMDLRMPVLDGAAATERIVASVGGAGTRVLVLTTYETDDHILAAIEAGASGYLLKAAPQEEILAGIRSVAAGETVLAPSIAAKLVARVRTSAADPAPTLSPRELDVLRLVADGRSNPEIGRMLHIGEATVKTHLIHVFEKLEVSDRTRAVTRAMELGLL